In Oryza sativa Japonica Group chromosome 2, ASM3414082v1, the following are encoded in one genomic region:
- the LOC9271372 gene encoding uncharacterized protein, with translation MIRRFLYMVDIFDKAGYGPQPYRLRRINPSHLFFPKDALPVPQSSSAATVVEDLPLPPTEITFCGSTEFMRRSDDKIVGVDRTTRRAILYDPAEHSVRVLPSMLAPKFNTKALAIGDDLYLMDMTPWPDKGDDRQGRRSGHSFEALIHRDRRPLNGGRLEDECYWRPLPPPPCVHAAGYRGSSGEIRGYAVVGDAHILVSTQSYGTYSFATANTAWSKAGDWALPFCGRAEYVPEHGLWFGLSAANDDVFGAWDLSSTVQQQPVVAHRGCKGFAVLETPYASYVVHLGDGKLCIAKLFMVARRETCSESWCDFDRDRRFCTMLTGVEVVRCNGDKLHIIKHRSCRYSFGEHYIPTYVL, from the coding sequence ATGATCCGTCGCTTCCTCTACATGGTCGACATCTTCGACAAAGCCGGCTACGGCCCTCAACCCTACAGGCTACGCCGCATCAACCCATCACATCTCTTCTTCCCCAAGGATGCGCTGCCCGTGCCccagtcgtcgtcggcggcgacggtggtggaggACCTCCCCCTGCCTCCGACGGAGATCACCTTCTGCGGGTCGACGGAGTTCATGCGCAGGAGCGACGACAAGATCGTCGGCGTCGACCGGACTACTCGCCGCGCCATCCTCTACGACCCCGCCGAGCACTCCGTCCGCGTCTTGCCCTCCATGCTAGCGCCCAAATTCAACACCAAGGCGCTCGCCATCGGCGACGATCTCTACCTCATGGATATGACACCTTGGCCTGACAAGGGTGACGACCGTCAGGGTCGACGGTCGGGGCATTCTTTCGAGGCGCTCATCCACCGTGACCGACGCCCCCTCAATGGGGGCAGGCTGGAGGACGAGTGCTACTGGCggcccctgccgccgcctccgtgcgTGCACGCCGCCGGCTACAGAGGCAGCAGCGGAGAGATCCGTGGGTACGCGGTGGTCGGCGACGCCCACATCTTGGTCTCCACCCAGAGCTATGGCACCTACTCCTTCGCCACGGCCAACACCGCGTGGAGCAAAGCTGGCGACTGGGCGCTGCCCTTCTGCGGCCGCGCCGAGTACGTCCCCGAGCACGGCCTCTGGTTCGGTCTCTCCGCCGccaacgatgacgtctttgGTGCCTGGGACCTGTCCTCCACCGTCCAGCAGCAGCCAGTGGTGGCGCACCGCGGGTGCAAGGGCTTTGCAGTGCTAGAGACGCCATACGCCTCATACGTCGTGCACCTCGGCGACGGCAAATTGTGCATCGCTAAGCTGTTCATGGTCGCGCGCCGCGAGACCTGCAGCGAATCTTGGTGCGACTTTGACAGGGATAGAAGGTTTTGCACCATGCTCACCGGTGTGGAGGTGGTGCGCTGCAACGGCGACAAGCTTCACATCATCAAGCACAGGTCGTGCCGTTATAGCTTTGGTGAACACTACATCCCCACTTATGTACTCTAA